The sequence below is a genomic window from Lepus europaeus isolate LE1 chromosome 20, mLepTim1.pri, whole genome shotgun sequence.
TagtaagtgcaaaggccctggggtagtGCTTGCTTCTGGAAAATCTGAGCTCCAGGGGATGCAGCTGGAGAGGAGAGTGAGCAAGAAGGAGAGTGAGAAGAGACAGCATCAGGAGACATGGAGGAGTGAGGTGGCCTCCGTGCTGCTGGTACTGTGAGATGCAGGGAAGCCTCACCCCCACTGTGCCTCCTGCACCTCGTTTTGTCCTGTTGAAAAGAATCCCTTCCTTGCACCCTCTGTGGATTCAGCACTGGTGTCTGTTGGCTCAGAACCACTTCAGAATCTTTGAGCCTGAGGCACCCCACTCTAAGGGCTGATCTCATTCCATGAAGTGGTCACAccatgtatatgtgtgcatacacacagttaccacacatatgcacataaatATAGAGACACAAAAACACACAGCACCTccacacatacagagacacacatacacacaggcacagacacatgcacaaacacacagagaggcacAATACACCATGGCCTCCCGAGCCACGTCACCTCTCACCCCTAGCCACAATGACACAATTGTGGGTGTATACAAGGGATTTTCTAGACGCTAATGAAAGTGAACATTAGGAAAATACTGTGCATATGTTTTCAtattgttttgcatcaaaataagctcatcttttaattccattttccatgagtttttgaagtcccctgataAATGCATTTATGCAGAAAGAGATACAAGTAAACAAGAAGTCATGGAATTAAAAGGATGcaaggatggggctggcactgtggcgtaacaggtaaagctgccgcctgcagtgccggcatcccatattacagagaggcagagagagagggagggagggagggagggagagagattccatccactggatcgctcctcaaatggctgcaatggctggagctgagctgatctgaagccaggagccgggagcatattccaggtctcccaaatgggtgcaggggcccaaggacttgggccatcttcctctgctttcccaggccacagcagagagctggatcggaagtggagtggctggcacTTCAACCATATGGGGTGgtggcatatgggatgctgacactgcaggtggcggctttacctgctataccacagtgccagccccatataataatacttttcttttaaaaaagattttatttatttgagagagggaaaggtcttccatccactgttcactccccagttggctacaaaaGCAGGAGTtatgctgttctgaagccaggagccaagatcttcttctgggtcttccatgccagtgcagggacccaggcacttaggccatgttccatcactttcccaggcacatcagagagctggatgtgaagaacagtgcccatatgagatgccggcactgcaggcagaggctttgcctactgtgccacagtgctggcccccataatacTTACTTTAAAGCTACTCTAATTGGTATGTTTATAGCTCAATTGAAGTCTTTATAGCTGTCCTGTGTATTGGAATCTGAGACACAGGCAGGGAGGTCAGATATATTGAACAAGGTGAAATGAAAAATGATTCATGGCGACAAAATATCTCCCAAAAGACAAGTGAAAAACAATAACCTGTAAGATCAATTGAAATGCTGATGATTGTATTAAAATGGGCATGTGATATTTGAGCACACAGTATGATGATCAAATTGCTCAAATTCAGTAACGGTTAAAAGAAATGAGTAGAGATCTGTTCAAAACCTGTCAGTgtatagggctggcactgtggcgtagcaggtggagccaccacctgcagtgcagacatcctacaggggcatgggttcgagtccctgctgctccacttccaatccagctctgtgctatggcctgacaaagcagtggaggatggcccaagcaccggcctttgtggccatttggggtgtgaaccagtggatgaaagacctctctctctttctgcctctcctctctctgtgtaaatcggactttcaaataaacagctaaatcttaaaaaaaaaaaatccaacatccTGGAGGAAAAACTTAAGGAGGTGTTGCTTGGACTGGGATGGGGACTTTGTCATTTCCCTGGTTCCGATGTGTTACATGGACTTATGACACTGATGGCTGGTGATTTGTTTGAGATGTGTTATGGAGAAGTATCTGACCCTCTGAAGAAAGCCACACTGCTCCATCCATTTCACCCCTGATACTAACACAGCTGGTTTGGGGGAGTGTCCAAAACTAGCCGAATCAAGGGACATTCCAGGCCCTGAGCAGCTCCCACCCTGTGCTTCAGTTTGATAGTAGCATTGTACAAACAGTTTGACTTTAGGTTGGCTTCATATACAGCAAAAGCCTGTAGATACAATAGAAGGGAAAAGGTTCGTAACAGATGATGCTAATTTGCTACTTCTAACTTTGGTCATTTGTTTTGATAGTCGAAGACAGCATTCTTAATTTCTCTACTACtcacatttctttcaaataagtatattaaAAAAGGAACTACAATAAATTTGCTGCCCAGCTAAGTAAGAGACGTTTAGTAATTGGAAAATTAACTTTTGCCAGTGACTGGGAAGCACTGTGAATCCCAGTTTGAATAAGAGAACAGTATTCTAATGAGAACAAACCCAGTGACCAGCTATGAAATGCACATCGTGTTAAAGGCTACATCATTAGGAAGGGCAGTTTAATGTTGTGATATAGAAGATTATGTTGGATTCACATATTAAAAACTATGTATTCAGATGTCCATAacctaaaaaattatataaatagtcTTAGTTGTCCAGTGTAGTTTTGTACATAGAGTAATCAAACTCATGACTGTTCCTTTAGctaaatgacagaaaaataacTAAGTGTGACATAGCTTTTCTGAGAAGAAATTAGTCCTAAGAAATTCACGTGTTCTATTTTGAGTGGAAATTTTGAAGCACATAGATCTAAGGATAGAATAAacttggaaaacagaaaagaatgacaaagaaaaagaaatagatactAGAAAGAACAGAAAACCTAATAAATAAGTTAGTTAAATGTTGCAGAGACATTGATCTCAACAGAATGGAAATTGTAGGATGTAAACAGAAGAAACAAGTTACACTTGTATCTAATCTGATCAGTCAGTCACAATTTCTGGATCCCAGGATTCTATCTTCACAATCAGGAGCACTTCTACTGAGATGGGTCAACTGATAAATTTCTGGTTTCTCTCATAAAGAATGTCTTCAAGGCCCTCTTAATATCTTTATTCCTCAGACTGTAGATgaaggggttcagcatgggggtgACCACGGTGTACATCAGTGAGGCTGTTGCAGTTGAGTGTGGGTTTTGAGTAACAGCAGAACTAAGGTACACACCCAGGAGTGTGCAATAAAATAAGGAGACAACAgagaggtgagaggcacaggtggagaatgCTTTATACTTCCCCTGAGCTGAGGAGATGGCACGGATGGAGGAGACGATCTTAGAATAGGAGTACAGGATCCCAGCCAGAGGACCAGCAGCCAGCAGCATAGCAGTTAAATAGATGACCATGTCATTCAGAAAGGTGTCAGAGCAGGCACTGTGGACCACCTGGTTCAGTTCACAGAAAAAGTGGGGAATGTCCGGAGCTGCACAGAAAGACAGTTTCAGTGCCAGGAAGCAGTGTGACAAGGAATTCAGGACACTGATGATCCAGCACACCAGAAGCAGCAGGGCACAGAGCCGGGGGCTCATGATGACCGTGTAGTGCAGGGGGTGACAGATGGCCACGAACCTGTCATAGGCCATCACCGTCAGCAAAAATATGTCCAACCCTGAAAACAGCAGTAAAAAGTACATCTGGGTGATGCAGCCTGCATAGCTGATGGCTTTGCTCTGCGTCTGGATGTTCACCAGCATCTTGGGGACGGTGGTGGAGGTGAAGCAGACGTCCACCAAGGAcaggttggagaggaagaagtacatgggcgtgtggaggtgggggtctgagaggatggccaggatgatgagcaggttcccagccacagtgaccaggtacatggagaggaagagcccGAATATGAGGGGCTGCAGCTCTGGGTCCTCTGAGAATCCCAGGAGAAGAAACTTTGAAAGTTGTGTTTCATTGCCAGGTTCCATGAGTTTGTTATGACTACAAAACAGAGAAGAATATGCCATAAGCATGTGTTAGTCACCCATAAGTGGTATCATTTATGTCCTTTAGTCAAGAAGTTATTACATATTTTGTGCAGGGATCCAGTTCCCTTAAGTGAATCCCAGTACCTTATCTGATCAGGAATTCCTGTCCATTTCAACTTCTGCTCAAAAGGTCATCTTTTCATATGTAATATAAGGGAATTTTTGAGTACATCTTTCTCAAAGATGATAATAAGTTTTTGAACTTAGAAAAATGATAAAAGGAAAATCATGTTAGATGCATTAAGAGCCACAAGCAATTTCTACTGACATTTTGGTGAGAAATTACTTCATGCTTTGAGGCATATAAATTGAATGTGGACCTTGTTCCGTTGCTGTCTGTAAAATGAATGAACAGTGCAGGAAAAAATGTCCTTACAGTAAAACAAGGAAGAACAGAAACTCACAAAGTCATGTGTTAAGGAAGATGAGAAGTGGTATAACAAGAACAGCATAAAAACGGAGAGAATGCATGAAGGGTGCAGTTTTTACAAGGAGGAGATGTGACAGAAGACCgggtgggagccaggaggctcccTGAAAAAGTGCACGTGGCAGGAGGAATGGCCCATGAGAAGGCCCTGCAGCAGGTGCATGTTTCTCTGTGGtgaggggatggagagagaagaaggatGAGAGATGAAGTCAGAGAATGGTGAAGAATGAGGCGGCCCAGCTAATGCTCAAGCTTGACAACACGGGAGCCcctcagcccagctgttgtgtctGCACCTTGTGCTGACTTGATTGGCTCCAACAATGTCTCATATCAAAACAGGATTCCCTCCTCATGTCTGCATATTGCCTTGAGTTTTGGCCTCTGTATTACGAGTCACATGTGGAATGTATTGAGTCCAGGTGCCTTCCTCTTATCCCTGCTCTCACCtctaaagacacacacacacacacacacaccctgaagcACGGTGAGGACTCAGGGCTGTGTTAACACCACGCTCTTCTCACACCACGTACAATGTTAGGAATGGATCCCAGGGGAAACTCTCGGCATCagcttctctttgtgtgtgtgtgtgtgtgtgtgtgtttgtggcatgtttcttcctctgtctaaaggaacattttaaaaacaaaagcacaaacgCCTGTGCAGTAAACACAGAGAAGGGGATCCACTAGTCTCAAAGAAGAACAGATCTAATGAGTGGAGGGGACtcctgagagaccaggagaagcaaaaGCTTCCTTGGTCACAGGTAAGTTTGGACTCCATTACATCTTCTTGACACCCAGCAAGAGCATTAGAGACAGAAgtgaatttatctgaaaggcaaaagtAGCGACATCTCTTTTTGTGGTGAAGACATTCACAGAGTGAAAATGGTccaatacaaaagaaaatatgcaaaggGAATATCAACAATTCAAAAGTAGCAAAGAACCACCAGATCCATGCAGTATTAGATTTAGtagatttgtttttctgtgcctgtTCCCCGTTTACGTGAGCTGTTCGTTCTTGCATGATTAACAGGTCCTTTTCACACTTTCCTCCAGTGGCAGCTTTTTCATGTCATTCTTAGGTTTGCAGCATAATGTAATTTCATTTGCACTGTAATTTCATTTGTGGCAGATCCCATGGTCATGCAGACCTAGTTCTCGTCATGGTCTAGCATGCAAAACCTCCGCTGATGTCACTGCACAAAATCCTACACACACCATGGCAGTGCTACACCCTCCTGCATTATTGAGTCATTGAGGACTTTGTGTCAGATGCACAACTACTTCACCATCCTTGGTCTTCACTGTTAAAATTCAAGATCCAAATGAGCAGAACCACACCTGTTGTGAGACCTGTGCATTTTCACAAAGGGCTGTGAATCCATGTGCATCAGAGAAAATgccatgaagatgatgagacgtCATGAGTTAACCACAGTGACAGAGGATAAAACCAggtgagggactggcactgtggcgtggcaggtaaaaccaccgcctgaagtgccgacatcccacatgggtgctggttcaagacctagctgctccacttccaatccagttctctgctatagcctgggaaagcagtgggagatggcccaagtccttgggcccctgcacccatgagggagacccagaggaagctcctttctcctggcttcagattggaacagctctggctgttgcggccaattggggagtgaagcagtggatggaagacctctctctctctgcctctccttctctctctgtgtaactctgacattcaaatggataaaataaatcttaaaaaagctagGTGAGATGGCATACTTTCAGAGTAGCAGTATGACAAAAATGAGGTGAATCGTTGATCATGAACTGAAACTGGATACAAATCAACAGCAATTAAATTATTTCAACATGGGTTAATTACATTTTCAAAGACCTGGGTATAAGATAATTTAATGTATAATTGAGTTACAGATATGTAAACTTGTCACTTCATCTTCTGTAAAGATATGTAGGTTGAATACATTTATAAAGGCAATCTATAGCCACAGAACAGTCAAGAATGCCTTTTACCTGGTGACCTGAGGTAATGTGACTTGCAGAATGAATCTTTCAACAAAGCACCGAAGGACTAACAGAGATGTAAAAATAATGTGCAATATATAGAATAGGCAACATACTGACAACGCTGAAgaatttttgaacattttaagaGTGGTTAGGGCAATGCAATTGGACTGATGGCTAGACTTGCCCACTCATGATGTATACACGTTCATGCAATCCTCCACATGTCAAAGAGAAAGGGGCAGAATAATAGGGGGCAGCATTGGTAAAACTTCTGAttcttacattttaaataatgcaaTAACATGAAGCAGGAAGCACTATGCATGAAGCAAAAAGCACAGAACTTGGACTGACAATAGAGAAAGTAAATGATGAACAAACTCATACACGTTTCCAGACTCACCCTTAAGGAAATAGTTGCAAGTAAAGCTCCTTAGTGTGTACCCTTTTTAACCCATTAAATAATGTCTGTCTTTGGAACACCAGGCATGAGGGAAGACAAATGTAGAATGTGCCCCTCAGGCTGTAACTGCTGTTACAAGGCAGTGTTAGTAAGAAAACCATTGGTCTcagtcttttctttaaaatgtagaaGTGTGTTCAAATATAGCCCATCCTAAAGATACTATCTGTATATCTGTGGTAATACCTGATATCTGTATTCTCCATTATTGAAAAGATTTTCATTCTTAAATTCTAAACTTCACACCTTCCATTCTCTGCTCTTACTGGGATTCTGCCCTGGTTTGCTGAATTCAGTGGGTGCTTCTCTTCATAGTATCATCAACAAGCACAACAGTGAATTACTTAATTCAACAGGTGCACAATCAGCCATCTTTCATTCTGGGCTGGTATTGATTGACTCTCGTACCCCCCCTCCCCATGAGCTTTCTCTGCTCTTCCTGTCTCTGAACCTTTCCCGCAGCACCTGCTGACCACTTGGGCTCACCTGGACAGCATCTGTGAGGAGAAAGTCTTCTTGGATGGTTGGTGGGGAATGAGGCTCTGGCCCCAGACAAGACAGCAGGAAGGAGTGAAGCATGTCTCACCACATCTCCTTTAGGTCTCCACAGTTTTATAAATCGTGTCTTCTCAGgcacatggtggca
It includes:
- the LOC133749933 gene encoding olfactory receptor 7A17-like — translated: MEPGNETQLSKFLLLGFSEDPELQPLIFGLFLSMYLVTVAGNLLIILAILSDPHLHTPMYFFLSNLSLVDVCFTSTTVPKMLVNIQTQSKAISYAGCITQMYFLLLFSGLDIFLLTVMAYDRFVAICHPLHYTVIMSPRLCALLLLVCWIISVLNSLSHCFLALKLSFCAAPDIPHFFCELNQVVHSACSDTFLNDMVIYLTAMLLAAGPLAGILYSYSKIVSSIRAISSAQGKYKAFSTCASHLSVVSLFYCTLLGVYLSSAVTQNPHSTATASLMYTVVTPMLNPFIYSLRNKDIKRALKTFFMRETRNLSVDPSQ